In Methanothrix sp., a genomic segment contains:
- a CDS encoding phosphoglycerate kinase, whose product MDDVKLDNKRVLVRVDFNSPMDPSGNILDDKRIKSHLDTLRALEDCRVVLMAHQSRAGKKDYTTMEAHARSATRLLRRDVTYVDDIFGSHAQKAIKSLIPGEVLLLENTRFYAEENMNRTPADHAKSHMVKKLAPLFDLFINDAFAVSHRSHCSVVGFTEVLPSIAGLLMDREITALDRGLKGDEHPAVYSLGGTKVDDSIKVIEHVLQRGGADKILTSGVVATVFMMAAGIDVGEANRKFVEDQEYLEQIPLATRLLADYPDKISIPLDVALNKDGKRVEVAVTAIPKDLPIADIGLETIVDYSKELKDARITVMNGPAGVFEQDKFRLGTSELLKAAAESGYSIAGGGHSVAAIDQLGLESKFSHVSMGGGASITYLSGEPLPGIEALKSSARRMRKA is encoded by the coding sequence ATGGATGATGTCAAACTCGATAATAAACGGGTCCTGGTAAGGGTCGACTTCAACTCCCCCATGGACCCGAGCGGAAATATCCTGGATGACAAACGGATCAAGAGCCATTTAGATACTCTGCGCGCCCTGGAGGATTGCCGGGTGGTCCTCATGGCCCATCAGAGCAGGGCAGGAAAGAAGGACTATACCACAATGGAGGCCCATGCCCGCTCTGCTACCAGGCTACTTCGACGCGATGTCACCTATGTTGATGATATCTTCGGCTCTCATGCTCAAAAGGCCATAAAATCCCTCATCCCAGGGGAGGTTCTTCTCCTGGAGAACACCCGCTTTTATGCTGAGGAGAACATGAACCGCACCCCTGCGGATCATGCCAAGAGCCATATGGTAAAGAAGCTGGCTCCTCTTTTCGACCTCTTTATAAACGATGCTTTTGCCGTCTCCCACCGCTCTCATTGCTCTGTGGTCGGCTTCACTGAGGTCCTGCCCAGCATTGCCGGCCTTCTTATGGACAGGGAGATCACAGCACTGGATAGAGGCCTGAAGGGCGATGAGCATCCTGCAGTCTATTCCCTGGGTGGGACCAAGGTAGACGACTCCATCAAGGTGATAGAGCATGTTCTGCAACGGGGTGGGGCGGACAAGATTCTGACCTCTGGTGTGGTGGCAACGGTCTTCATGATGGCGGCAGGAATCGATGTTGGAGAAGCCAATCGCAAGTTCGTCGAGGATCAGGAGTATCTGGAGCAGATACCCTTGGCCACAAGGCTGCTGGCAGATTATCCGGACAAGATCTCAATTCCGCTGGACGTGGCTCTGAACAAGGATGGAAAGAGGGTAGAGGTTGCCGTCACTGCTATCCCCAAAGATCTTCCCATAGCTGATATCGGTCTGGAGACGATAGTGGATTATTCCAAAGAGCTGAAGGATGCCCGGATTACAGTGATGAACGGGCCGGCAGGGGTGTTCGAGCAGGATAAGTTCCGGCTGGGCACATCTGAGCTGCTGAAGGCTGCAGCCGAGTCTGGCTACTCCATAGCCGGTGGAGGGCATAGCGTGGCCGCCATAGATCAGCTGGGTCTGGAGTCAAAATTCTCCCATGTGAGCATGGGCGGCGGAGCGAGCATAACCTATCTCTCAGGGGAGCCCCTGCCGGGGATCGAGGCCCTGAAAAGCTCCGCCCGGAGGATGCGCAAGGCTTAA